The following coding sequences are from one Arthrobacter sp. 24S4-2 window:
- a CDS encoding IclR family transcriptional regulator produces MANSASGESIIGRFVKIVSAFDDRHTSMTVAELGRRSGLPVTTTYRLVNDLLLERLLEREPGGEIHIGTRMWELVSRGSKMLGLREAALPFMEDVQAVVQHSTTLGILDSDEVLYIERLGSDKTIVDITKIAGRLPVHATSSGLVLLAHSPAAYQDSFLARPLTKFTETTLTDPAVLRRHLAEIRQRGFAAMPGVIVPESSGIAVPVFGPDNTVRAALSVVVPRNEENAPARVPVLMAAARGISRALGWRSELKGTLRQSH; encoded by the coding sequence GTGGCCAATTCCGCATCCGGCGAGTCGATCATCGGCCGCTTCGTGAAGATCGTGAGCGCGTTTGACGACCGCCACACGTCTATGACCGTCGCAGAACTTGGGCGCCGGAGCGGGCTGCCGGTGACCACGACCTACCGGCTGGTCAACGATCTGCTGCTCGAACGGCTCCTCGAACGCGAACCCGGCGGTGAAATCCACATCGGCACGCGGATGTGGGAATTGGTTTCCCGCGGATCCAAGATGCTGGGGCTGCGGGAGGCTGCCCTTCCGTTCATGGAGGACGTCCAGGCCGTGGTGCAGCACTCCACCACCCTGGGCATCCTGGATTCGGACGAGGTCCTCTACATCGAGCGGCTGGGCTCCGACAAGACCATCGTGGACATCACCAAGATCGCCGGCAGGCTGCCCGTTCACGCAACGTCCTCGGGCCTGGTCCTGCTGGCCCACTCCCCCGCCGCCTACCAGGACAGCTTCCTGGCCCGGCCCCTGACGAAGTTCACCGAAACCACCCTGACCGATCCCGCCGTACTTCGGCGCCACCTGGCGGAGATCAGGCAGCGGGGCTTCGCTGCCATGCCGGGCGTGATCGTGCCGGAATCGAGCGGCATCGCCGTCCCCGTCTTCGGGCCCGACAACACCGTCCGCGCCGCGCTGAGCGTGGTGGTGCCAAGGAACGAGGAGAACGCGCCGGCCCGGGTGCCCGTGCTGATGGCAGCTGCACGGGGCATTTCGAGGGCCCTGGGCTGGCGGAGCGAACTGAAGGGCACTCTTAGGCAGAGTCACTGA
- a CDS encoding SDR family NAD(P)-dependent oxidoreductase, producing MNPTLNRVAGKTAVVTGGRGDLGSATAALLAEHGAVVASLDVAAAPAAAAHANIREYDVDVTSEASVADTIRRVRDELGTPDILVNAAGIIGPAGASHNASVTDFDTIFNVNVKGVWLMTKHVVPGMIEKGAGSIVNFSSIHGITGGRNVPLYHATKGAVRLLSKSDAAAYGSYGIRVNSIHPGSMNTRMSRRSAEQSDIGAEAYYKQLVGSNPLSRQGEPDEIAYGVLYLASDESRFTTGSELVIDGGYTAV from the coding sequence ATGAATCCCACCCTGAACCGAGTGGCCGGAAAGACCGCCGTCGTCACCGGCGGCCGCGGCGACTTGGGCAGCGCCACCGCTGCCCTACTGGCTGAACACGGCGCAGTTGTTGCCAGCCTGGACGTTGCCGCCGCCCCGGCCGCCGCGGCCCACGCCAACATTCGCGAGTACGACGTCGACGTCACCAGCGAGGCCAGCGTCGCCGACACCATCCGCCGGGTCCGCGACGAACTGGGCACGCCGGACATCCTGGTCAACGCCGCCGGAATCATCGGCCCCGCCGGTGCTTCCCACAACGCCTCCGTCACGGACTTCGACACGATCTTCAACGTCAACGTCAAGGGCGTCTGGCTGATGACCAAGCACGTGGTTCCCGGCATGATCGAAAAGGGCGCCGGGAGCATCGTCAACTTCTCCTCCATCCACGGCATCACAGGCGGCAGGAATGTGCCGCTCTACCACGCCACCAAGGGCGCCGTCCGGTTGCTGAGCAAGTCGGACGCGGCAGCCTACGGAAGCTACGGCATCCGGGTGAACTCCATCCACCCCGGGTCCATGAATACCCGGATGAGCCGACGCTCCGCCGAGCAGTCCGACATCGGCGCCGAGGCGTACTACAAGCAGCTCGTCGGTTCCAACCCCCTTTCGCGGCAGGGCGAGCCGGATGAAATCGCTTACGGCGTGCTGTACCTGGCCTCCGACGAATCGCGCTTCACCACGGGCTCCGAACTCGTGATCGACGGCGGCTACACCGCCGTCTGA